A genomic segment from Malaclemys terrapin pileata isolate rMalTer1 chromosome 1, rMalTer1.hap1, whole genome shotgun sequence encodes:
- the LOC128846101 gene encoding olfactory receptor 52R1-like: MQETPFCLRVGNLLPYSMTDSNTTAFKNPSTFILLGIPGLEAAHIWISIPFCTMYVIAILGNFTILFIVKTELSLHGPMYYFLCMLAITDLVLTTSTLPKSLSIFWFNSREINFSACLTQMYFLHCFLEMESGILLAMALDRYVAICNPLRYSALLTNPVVAKIGLAVMLRGCMVILPIPILARQWPYCRSNIIPQPYCGHIAVVNLACADTRTSSYYGLFVLFCVRGLDVILIVVFYTQILRAIFSLPTKDARLKIFGTCSSHLFVILVFYIPGLFSSLMYRFGHNVPAHFHILLANVYLLIPPMLNPIIYGVRIKEIRSRLLRLLTHEGT; encoded by the coding sequence ATGCAGGAGACACCGTTCTGTCTCAGAGTTGGAaaccttctcccctactccatgaCAGATTCCAACACAACTGCTTTCAagaacccctccaccttcatcctgctgggcattcctgggcTGGAGGCGGCCCAcatctggatctccatccccttctgcaccatgtacgTCATAGCTATCTTGGGaaacttcaccatcctgttcatcgtGAAGACCGAGCTGAGCCTCCATGGGCCCATGtattatttcctctgcatgctggccatcaCCGACCTGGTCCTGACTACATCTACCCTGCCGAAATCGctcagcatcttctggttcaattccagggaaataaatttcagtgcctgcctcacacAGATGTACTTCCTTCACTGCTTCTTAGAGATGGAGTCTGGGATCCTCTTGGCCATGGCTTTGgatcgctacgtggccatctgcaATCCTCTGAGATATTCCGCCCTCCTGACAAACCCCGTTGTGGCCAAGATCGGCCTGGCCGTGATGCTGCGCGGCTGCATGGTCATACTGCCCATTCCCATCCTGGCGAGGcaatggccatattgcagaaGCAACATCATCCCCCAGCCGTACTGTGGGCATATAGCCGTGGTGAATCTGGCCTGCGCCGACACCCGCACCAGTAGTTACTACGGCCTCTTTGTGCTATTCTGTGTGAGGGGTCTGGATGTGATTTTGATCGTCGTGTTCTatacccagatcctcagggccatctttagcctccccacaaaggatgcccgGCTCAAGATTTTtgggacctgcagctcccacctcttTGTCATTTTAGTCTTTTATATACCaggtctcttctcctccctcatgTACCGGTTTGGCCATAATGTGCCTGCGCATTTCCACATTCTCCTTGCCAATGTCTACCTCTTGATTCCCCCCATGCTAAATCCCATCATCTACGGGGTGAGGATCAAAGAGATACGGAGTAGGCTGCTCCGGCTCTTAACTCATGAAGGGACCTAA
- the LOC128832986 gene encoding olfactory receptor 52R1-like, whose product MKETPFCLTVGHLLPYCMSDSNTTDFTNPSTFILLGIPGLERAHVWISIPFCTMYIIAILGNSTILFIVKREPSLHGPMYYFLCMLAVTDLVLTTSILPKSLSIFWFNSREIDFSACLTQMYFIHCFLEMESGILVAMALDRYVAICDPLRHSAILTNPVVAKIGLAVVLRGCVVVLPIPILARQWPYCRTNIIPQPYCAHIAVVNLACADTRISSYYGLFVLFCVMGLDVILIAMSYTQILRAIFSLPTKDARLKTFGTCSSHLFVILAFYIPGLFSSLTYRFSQNVPGHFHVLIANVYHSMPPALNPIIYGVRTKEIWDRLLQLFTHEGA is encoded by the coding sequence ATGAAGGAAACACCGTTCTGTCTCACagttggacaccttctcccctactGCATGTCGGATTCCAACACAACCGACTTCACCAatccctccaccttcatcctgctgggaaTTCCTGGGCTGGAGAGAGCCCacgtctggatctccatcccttTCTGCACCATGTACATcatagccatcttggggaactCCACCATCCTGTTCATCGTGAAGAGGGAGCCGAGCCTGCATGGGCCTATGTACTATTTTCTCTGCATGCTGGCCGTCACCGACCTGGTCCTGACTACATCCATCCTGCCCAAATCGCTAAgtatcttctggttcaattccagggagatcgatttcagtgcctgcctcacccagatgtacttcattcactgcttctTAGAGATGGAGTCTGGGATTCTCGTAGCCATGGCTTTGGATCGCTACGTAGCCATCTGCGACCCCCTGAGACATTCCGCCATCCTGACAAACCCCGTTGTGGCCAAGATCGGCCTGGCTGTGGTGCTGCGTGGCTGTGTGGTTGTACTGCCCATTCCCATCCTGGCAAGGcaatggccatattgcagaactaACATCATCCCCCAGCCATACTGCGCGCATATAGCTGTGGTGAATCTGGCCTGCGCCGACACCCGTATCAGTAGTTACTACGGCCTCTTTGTGCTATTCTGTGTGATGGGTCTGGATGTGATTTTGATTGCCATGTCCTatacccagatcctcagggccatctttagcctccccacaaaggacgcccggctcaagacttttgggacctgcagctcccacctcttTGTCATTTTAGCCTTTTATATACCaggtctcttctcctccctcacgTACCGGTTTAGCCAGAACGTGCCTGGGCATTTCCACGTTCTCATTGCCAACGTGTACCACTCAATGCCCCCCGCGCTAAATCCCATCATCTATGGAGTGAGGACCAAAGAGATCTGGGAcaggctgctccagctctttACTCATGAAGGGGCCTAA